The Arachis ipaensis cultivar K30076 chromosome B05, Araip1.1, whole genome shotgun sequence nucleotide sequence TCTAGTTAGGGCAGACTTCAACAAGTCCTCTTTAACACATGTCTAATATTGCAAACTcttcaaacaaaatataaatgtggaaagaaaaggaaataaaacaTTTAACTATAGATTCCAGAAATGTAGTGAGAATAGTTTACCTTGACTAAATTATTATGAAGTGACACAAACTCAGCATGTGATATATTTTTGAGGATCTGTTTTAGTTGGTATACATCACTCTCCTTGAGTACAACAGCAAATTTTCTCCAGTCAATAATGTCATTAAAAGGGAGGTCATAGTAATTTGATAATATCACTGCAAAATGACATCCAAAAATTCAGATCATGTACAAGATTGACAAAATACACATAAAATACCATCTCAGAAGCAAGAACATCAAAGTCAAAATCTTATGACATAACAATACTTGGTAAGTTAAAATTCAAATGTCACTCAATATCCTACATATACTTCTTGAGATCATGAACAAACATATTGCTAAAGAAATGACTGTTTTTAGTggctagaaaaagaaaaaaaattggatcTATACAAAATTTGTGTGGTACAGTTCATGACTTAGCTAGGGGGGTTGGATGGATGGAGTTAAGTTCCTCAATTTGATCCCAAGGAACTCCTTCTATACCTCAATCCAACCCAAACAATTTTAGGAAAACAAaaactctatttatttattccagttAAGAGATCTACATTTTCAAATTGAGCACATACTAGAAGCCTATTAATTAATTGATCATTATATTAACATTTCCAGATAATCAACAATCTAATCTCAATAAAATTGCAAATTCCAAATCAATAAAACATCTTATGGGTGATAAAAGCAACCAAAGCTTATTCAGTGAAAATTACTGTTTGCTAGTGTAGTTAATAAATACTAGTTGATATGCATCTTAACATAAGCACAAAAAACTTGGTCATCTAATAGGTTAATACCAATTTAAGAGAAATGCAATATAAATCTACCCATCTCATGTCATCCAAGAAACATGACGAAAATCATTACATAATAAAAAGTATGATTATCCAATAGGCATGCACTTTTAAGATGTTTGAATTGAAACTACAAAATTAAGGGGGGAATCCATTAGAAATGATGACTCTTACCAGGGATGCATCCATAATGGATAGAGTCGGCTATTCGAGCACTATTAACTTGTGAACCACCAGGGCATATACAAAACTTGGTCTTGTAAAATCTCTTTTGATATACCAGATGTCCAGTAGCCCTACTAATTCTATTGTTAGAAATGTCAAGTTCAGTGTCATTTTCCCATACACGTGCAAGAATGACTCTAATCTTAGAGTTACGATGACCAGCCCAAAATCCAAGATTAGTCCTGCATAGCCCATATTTACCAAAGGTTGAGAGTGAATAAATATTAATGTAGACACGTTGTCTAATCATCTTAAAGCATGAGCTATATATCAATAATCTATGTACTAGCAAACTAAATAATCTAAGAATCACTAATAACCTGTTGTTTGAATACTGAATTATGTATCACCTCTCCATACCATTGTACaagaaaataatatatgtattttaaatATAGTTCATGCAGGATCAATAATTAAACTTAATCTATGTTTTTCATTGCATATGGAGATTATAAGTCATTGGTGACAGTAATACTTTTCATTTCTTTGCAACTAATGTCCCCTCCATGGAAGATATTACAAAGAAGATAATATTCAGCTATGTTACAAAAAAATCAACTGAAGTGCAACTGCAGCTTAAGGTTATTTAGAAATTGAAGACCTGTGTGTTATGACCAATTTCAAGATTCAGGATTCTATTCATTCCTGGAAAtatcaagtaattagcaatttagccTCATTGTCAAGGTGGCCATAAAAAGATTTAACAGACGATCCAAAACCAAAATGCAGGATAATAATAAGTCATTTGAACATACATATTCCAATTCCCAGTTCATAATCAAGTAATTAACAACAGAAGGCAAAAGAGCATATTATGTTTTAAATCTTCACCTGTTCTCTATATCATTCCCTCCAGCTGGAAGAGCAAAGGGCTGTAGTACTTGAGGGAGAGCAACATCTTTGTGTGGAATGAATCCAACATCATAGCTAGGGGAGCACACTGCTCGAATGGTATTTTTGATAAGAAATGGAAGCCCTTCTGTTGCTCTTACACCAACATCATGACAAGTGACAAAGAAGTGATCAGCACCCAAGGTTCTGTTCCAATAAGGATATTTGGCTATTAAGCCCTCCACGTAATTTTGGACAATTATTGTCATATTATCATAAGATGTGCCCTGCATAATAATATACAACCATGAGAAGCACTCCATACAAGAAGCAGGCACTTAACCATACAAGCTTAATATAACGTGTTATTCATGTTTCATTACTCATTGTTTCCTCTTTCAATGTGAATCCACGGTAACACATTAACAAATCTTGAACAGTTATAAACTGCCATCATCGAGTCGCACAATGTATATGGAGACCAGGAAGATGTAGCCTCAAAATAAGGTAAGAAAGTGAACATGTGAATAGAGAGAATAAATAAGCATTGAATTAAGACACGCACGCACAAAAGGCTAAAAAGCAGATCCTCAGTACAAACATGAATAAGGGAACTCGCAGAAGCAAAAACTAAGTTCAAAGGCATTAAGGAAAAGAATTAATAAACAAAACCTAAGCATAAATCCACATGAAAAAGAGAGAAACAAAAGTAAGCCAAAATAAGATCTGTGCATCTTCCATGATGATTCAACTATCAAAATGATCATAATTCCTACTACATGAAATTCCAGTCCCTAATTCTTCACCGAAGGCGAAAAGGTGATCATCAAGACATCCATAAAAACCACAACCTCCAACAATTGATAATATTTCCAACACATATTAGCCTAGCATCTTAAGTAATATCACTACTAGGTGCTAATAACGCATATCCGAAACAAAGTTCAAACACTTTGCCGTATCCTCATTCCTTATTCACAAATTAATCCTTAAAAAACCATTCATTACCATTATTAACATATTACCATAACAACACAGCTATTGGCACTAAGACATCAACCAAATGCCACAACCTTCTCAGATCTCAATAGCAACCACCACTTAAAAAAATGCCAACGCTCCCCTATCCAACAAAGTGCTACACATTCTTGTAAATACAGTTAGTAAACTAATCCAAAGACATTGCAAAAACCAAAAAACACTGAAAAATGTTTACCTTGCCACGCATCTTATGACAGGAGATTGGTATGAAGAAGAGGTGTGCCTGATCCGGATCAAGGGTTCGGAACCTGCTCTCCCGAATGTTCTGGAAGAAATATCCCTCACTGGCGTATTTCCCAGTGAGCTtcctaggtgtttgataaaatgtcttgGGATCTCCATCAGGATATATATAAACCTTGAACTTCTCCATCATCTCCGCGTAGTTCAGCTTGAAAACCCGCGGCGAGTGGTATATATCAGAAAACTCTTCACCTCCTTCTTCCTCATCGTTGCGTTCCTTCACTTCAGGATCCACTAGCTTCACTACAGAGATCTTCGAGaccaaaaaattaatttttttttcaatttttttctgctgaaaaaaaaaataaaaagaaaatttggtGATTGGTACCTGAGGGGAAGGGGTGGAGTACTTGAGGGAGAGAAATGTGAAGGAGAGAAGGGTGAGAATGGCGAGGGTGAGAAGTGCACCTCGGAGAGAGAGGAGGCCGTGATTTGAGGACAGTTGCTGGGTTTGCTTCACGGTGAAACTCATCAGCATTGGATGAAGATTCAGAAGATGGTGTTTGTGTGTTTGATgtaattgattttattttttgcgTGAATTTGAGTGAAAGAGAGTGAAGGAAGCAGATGGAGTTCGGTTTTTTTCCGCGTGAACCAGCGATGATGTGTGtgtgaaaaagagagagagagggtcgGAATCTGTTGTATGTATTTCTTCAGCGTGTCACGATGCTTGCTTTGCTGGCTTCAAGCTTTCACCATCTGATGTTGCTTCTCTTGGATTTCATCCTTCTTTGGTTCTTTTGAGTTAAAGTTAACTGAGTTGGTAAACGCACCCTTTAAATGAACTACTTAGATTGGTTCCaatgttttgtttgattttcgGAATCAAGGATTTTCTTGTCATAGTACTACTTGCTAATTGCTAGAAATTATTGATTTATATGTTTTTTCTTGCTATGGATGACAATGAGAGCAAGTTTTGGTAATGCAGATCCTATTTTATCTTACTTAAACCAATTATTTTAAGGATAATGCTACCACAAAAAGTGGAGTTTAGTAAagagtgaaaaaaaaattttttttttcagaacatGCAAGGTTAAGAGTGAAGATTGTTTATCAAAATCTAAACCTCTTAAGGTCTAAAATAGCTAGTTAGACTTCGTAATATTTGTTGTACATTTTTGTATAGGGGAActtatcatcaattcatcattatGTTTCATATTCtttgttcaatgaaataaaagcaTTTCTGTATTGTTTTTTTATATCCACAAAAAACTTTTTTTGGGCTGGACAAAATATTTTACTTCAGTAACAGAGTACAGACCATTGCCCAATAGCTCTTTTTGGTCAAACTCAATAgcccaatctcaatccaaaagcgtAGCTTCTGaccgggaaaaaaaaaaaagatccagATTATTTATTACATCATTTTTTTTTGTAGTTATTTTCGGACAAAGAAAAAAGGAATAAAGGCAAAGGTTCAACGGTCCGTGAGTTCAAAACGTTTCAACGGTCACCAACTTCGAATTCGAATACCCCCTTGTTCCTCAAGCTTTctaatctctgaaacctttctttCTGCCACAAACACCACTCCTTCTTTCACTCTCAGAATTTCCGTTATTACCAAAAGACTCAATCTTTTAACATGGATCAGATCCAATCAAACAATTTTCAGCAGCAATCACAAGCCCTAACAACAGAGCATAAAGACTCAGTAATGGAAGATGCACAAGAGTCCTTGTTCGATTCAGTAGTATGTGATCCCAGTTCAAGACTACTACCAACTGGGCTCACAAGACCTGAAAACTCCGGTTAGAATTTTGAAACTTCGCATATTCAGCATTTCTTTCCTTTATCTTGCTCTTAGGGTTAGTTTATTTTTCACGGGGCAGAATGAAATACATTAGGATAGGAGCTTCCAGTTTTCCTCCTTTTATTTAAAACGCAGTATTTCCTTGGTTTTACATTTTCGTAATTACGTTTACTAGAACTAGGGTTGATTTGATTGATTGATTTCCCGGACAAGAAcatcatttcttctttttcaactatTTCTGCAAATATATAAAGACTAGAACGTTTCTTTTTATCATGATTGTGTTAAGGGTAAAGACTGATATATTTATAAGACATGAAAAATTGTTTAGAAAAGTGGTTGATTTGATTTCTCAGACTAGTGTTCTACAGTCTTTTATTTAGGTTTACCATGCTAGCCAACAAATGTAAACTGAGGAGTTAGTTGAGGATTAGAATTGTGGCAAAGTGAAGCCTAATTCCAGTTAGTTCGGAAATATAATACTAATTCTGAGTAAGATGGTACACTTTGAAAGTTCGGTGAAGCCTGTGTTCCAATAATTCAGGGATCAGGATTTATGCTTGGAAGTATAATATAACATTTGGAGGATCACCTGATGATTTTTAATAGCATATCTTTCCATGCAGGGGAGGATTATGTCATGTTTGTGAATGCGGGAGAGGAAGCTACTAATGAAGCAGACGGTGGACTAACTTTCCTTGGTGACACCTTTTTCGATGGTGGGAACGTTATGCGTACCAATGAGCAAATAGTGGAGGGTGGGGATTACCCATTTATCTATCAATCAGCTCGGTTAGGAAACTTTTGTTACAGATTTGATAGTCTTCCTCCTGGAGATTATGTGGTTGATCTTCATTTTGTTGAGATCATCAACATAAATGGACCAAAAGGAATGAGGACTTTCAATGTATACATCCAAGAAGAAAAGGCAAGTATCCNNNNNNNNNNNNNNNNNNNNNNNNNNNNNNNNNNNNNNNNNNNNNNNNNNNNNNNNNNNNNNNNNNNNNNNNNNNNNNNNNNNNNNNNNNNNNNNNNNNNNNNNNNNNNNNNNNNNNNNNNNNNNNNNNNNNNNNNNNNNNNNNNNNNCACTATTTAAATACATATTTGACATCTATACTAGTAATCCCTTAAGCTCCTTTTTATTGAAAAACAATGGCAGGTTCTATCTGAACTGGATATCTTTGCAGCAGTTGGAGCTAATAAGCCACTACAGTTGGTTGACTCAACGGTTTCTGTGAAAGATGATGGGATAATCCTCATAAGATTTGAAAGTATAAATGGAAGCCCTGTCATCAGTGGGATCTGCATTAGAAAACCAGGAAAACCATCTGGTACTTCAGTGCTGCTTATGGTGCTTTTGTTTCCAAGTGGCATATATGTTATACTAATGTTCAGTTTTGTCATATTTGTTTTTCCCAGCTTCACAAGTGACAAACGATTACGTTAAATGTAATTACTGTGCAGCGCAAATCGAAATTCCCGTGTCACAGGTTAGAGGTGCAACCTAGTTTTCTAAGTGGCAATGAAGTGTGAAGTGCCATAAAACTCAtgacatttttcttttcttgtttttcattggAATATTTCAGATGAAGGTATTGCAGACAAAATCTACTGCAAAGTATCAAAACAAGATAAAAGAGCTCACAATGCAATGTGAGCTCAAGGCAAAGGAATGCTATGAGGCATGGATGTCATTAACTGAAACAAATGAGCAACTGGAAGCAGTCCAAATGGAACTTGACAATGTCACATTTAAGTCACTAACTACTGGTATATGAATTGTACTGATTTTCTTATATTGGAATGAAATTTATTTCAACTTGGTTAATGAGATTCATTCACATGAATATGTAGGAACATGAGGATCTGGGCTTTTTTTTTTCATCCATGGATAACTCATGGTTTTAAAATAGTCACAAAGAGAGTGAGCGAGGGTGTAGGAGTGGGAATTTAAGGGAGTGAGTGAGGGTGTGAGGGAGGGCATTGAGAAATTGGAGGATATACTCAGGTTAGGAGAGAGTCAGGGCTCTTGAATCCCTCTACCGTTGTTCTTTTTTCTGTGACTATTTCTCTCTATTTTATTCTTCTATCACTGTTCCATTGGTGTTTTTTCTCAGTTATCTTCTGGTTGTTAAAGTACTTGTATATCATTGAAATGCTTTTGGCTTCTTGGTAGCATTtcctaattttattttcattgtcctTGTAGATCAAACTGTGGAGAAACAAGCTCAAGAGCTGAGGAGCATTTCTAGCAGGTATGAAGTTGATAAGAAAAAATGGACAGAAGCAATTAGCAATTTACAGGAGAAAGTAAAGGCAAGTTATGAAAATCTAGGAAACATTTATATTTAAGAGAGTATTTTTATCCTGATCAGAATTGCATTCTAAGTGTACATGCACCTAATTTGTCCTGCAGTTGATGAAGAGTGATTATTGTCAACTTTCCCATGAAGCACATGAATGTGTTGATTCAATCCCAGAATTAAATAAGATGGTATTTGCAGTTCAGGAATTGGGTATGCTTGAGTAATGCACTTATTCTCTTTTTTGCTTATTCAAGAGTTGAGTTGCACTTAACTTTTTTGGTTTTGAAatattacaaaatattttaaggGACTAAACTTATTTTTGCAGTCAAGCAGTGTGAAGATCTCAAAGTGAAGTACAATGAAGAGATGATAAAGAGAAAAAAGCTCTTCAATGAAGTTCAAGAGGCTAAAGGTACATCTTACATGGTCTATAAGCAAAAATTGTTTTGATTTGAAGACTATTCTAAGCCAAAGGCACTAACACATTTCTGTTAAGAATATCAGGGAACATTAGGGTTTTCTGCCGCTGCCGTCCCTTGAATAAGACTGAAATATCAGCTGGCTGTACTACAGTTGTGGATTTTGATGCAGCAAAGGATGGATGCCTTGGAATTTTGGCAACTAATTCCTCAAAAAAGTCATTCAGATTTGACAGAGTATATACACCAAAAGATGATCAAGGTATACATATGAAGCTTTATTTTATCATTActattttatgtattttattttattgcgcAAGATCTGGAATTTGTTGGTTCCTAAATAGATAGTGTTGCTTTGTTTCTACAGTTGATGTTTTTGCTGATGCCTCATCAATGGTAATCTCTGTATTGGACGGCTACAATGTTTGCATATTTGCTTATGGGCAAACAGGAACAGGAAAGACATTTACCATGGAGGGAACAGAGCTGAATAGAGGAGTAAATTATAGGACTCTTGAGCTGTTGTTCGATGTTAGCAAACAAAGGAGTGATACATTTTCTTATGACATATCTGTTAGTGTACTTGAGGTTTATAATGAACAAATCAGAGACCTATTGGCTACAGGATCAACATCAAAAAGGTAAGTTAACTGCTCTATAATAATGATGTGCAAGTATGATAAACTGCCATAACATTGAAAACTGTTTCTCCTGAATTGGTGTTTCAGGTTGGAGATAAAACAAGCCTCTGAAGGATCTCATCACGTTCCTGGTGTTGTAGAAGCTAAAGTTGAAAGCATTACGGAGGTCTGGGATGTACTGCAAACGGGAAGCAATGCCAGAGCAGTTGGAAGTAATAATGTTAATGAGCATAGTAGTAGATCTCACTGGTACGAAGCTTTTGCATTCTATTAGAAGCTCTCTAGGATATgtcttctcttcatcaaaatgaattttcttctTTGAATACTTGTAATGATTGCttgtttcttactttcttttccaGCATGCTTTGTATAATGGTAAAGGCTAAAAATTTGCTGAATGGTGAGTGTACCAAGAGCAAGCTTTGGCTTGTGGATTTGGCGGGTAGTGAGAGACTTGCAAAGACTGATGTGCAAGGGGAGCGGCTTAAGGAAGCGCAAAATATCAATCGATCTCTTTCAGCTCTTGGCGATGTTATATCTGCTTTAGCAGCCAAGAGTAGTCACATTCCCTATAGGTATTTCCACCATTATCCTTACCTTTCACTATTCTTAATAAACTTTTTAATGATCCTTTTCCTTTTGGGGGTTTCAGGAACTCAAAATTGACACATTTACTTCAAGACTCTTTAGGTATGTCTACTTCTTCacctttcattttgttttttgtgTGCATATGAGAACACTCAGCATCTGCAGGCATGTATTGATAATGCTCCTTTGTGTAATCATAATAGGGGGTGACGCCAAAACTTTGATGTTTGTGCAAATCAGTCCATCGGACCAGGACTTAGGTGAAACTCTTAGCTCACTTAATTTCGCAACTAGAGTGAGGGGCGTTGAGTTAGGTCCTGTTAAGAAGCAAGTTGACACAAGTGAACTTCAAAAGACAAAAGCAATGGTAAGTTGCTGCTCAGTGTAATacatcaaaaattattttttttttcatcattttatATGTAAATaactttttctttcttgcttttataCTTTGGTATAGCTTGAAAAAgcaaggagtgaatgcagagtgAAAGATGAATCAATACGGAAGCTAGAAGACAGTTTGCAAAGCATGGAGAGCAAGGCCAAAGGAAAGGATAGTATTCACAGAAATCTACATGAAAAGATTAAAGAACTTGAAGGCCAGATTGAGTTGAAGACATCCATGCAAAACCAGTCAGAAAAACAAATTTCTCAGTTGTCAGAGAAATTGAAGGGAAAAGAGGAAACATGCACTACTCTCCAACATAAGGTTGCTTTCTGTTTTATATTGTTGTCTGAATTCATTCTTAACTATCTTCAACACAGTTTGTCTTAGTTCTGTGAGCAAAATTTGTAAAACTTTTTGACGCCATGGTCGCCATATAATGCTGAAACAACGTCCCACTATAAATTATGTGATTcgtataatttataaataactaTGACTTTACTGGCTTATTTAACATTGATACCTAACCAGACACTTTGCTTCTACTGCAGGTCAAAGAGCTAGAGAAAAAGATGAAAGAACAACTGCAGTCAGAAACAGCAAGTTTTCAACAGCAGGTTTGTTCGGGAAAACTGATTTTCCCACCGTGTTAATTCTTGCACCACCTTAGAGTGAACACGCATCATATGATCAAGAAAAGTGTATCCTTCTTTATGTTCAttcctttttcttgttatttatagATCAAGGAGCTGGAGAGAAAACTTAAAGAGCAGAAAGAGAGCTCGGAGTCCTTGCTTCGGCAGCAGGTGATTTCTTAAAgaagaatttattttctgtttaaaatACTTTAAATAAATGGATGTGATCAACTCTCTTATGTTCATTGCTTCTATTTAGATCAAGGAGCTTGAGACAAAGCTAAAAGAGCAGGAACAGAGCTCGGAGTCCTCGCTTCGTCAGCGGGTAACTTCTTAAAGAAGAAATTTATTTCTGTTGAATATACTAAACGTTAGAACTGCCTTTTAATCATTGTCATGAATGTGATATTCTCTTAGTAACTTCTTGGAAAAAGTATCAGTGTGTTCTTGCATGAAAAGAAATCACAAACTACAACTCATTAAATGAAGAAAAGAGGACAATACATCACTATAGTGCAAATAGTTCTTATATTATATAACAGGTACTTCATTTTATGCCAGATGAATGAACTAGAGAACGGGTACAAAGAGAGAGAACTGCAgtggcaacaacaacaacaacaaactcATTGTTTTGTTGAAGCCGGAAAGGCCACACCCGACGTAGGTAAAAGCCGCATGGACGGCGGTGAATATCCAAGTGAGAGTGAGGCTCGCATTTTAAAGAGTTCAAACTCAGTAAACCCCCCAACAAGTCAAGCTTCTACTAATCAGATAAGGAGCAAGAGGGAGTTTAGAGGCAATGAAGCAGAGAACAATTATGGCATACCGACATCTTTACATGACAGAAGGGTGACAAGGAAATCTGATCCACCAAGGATAGCTAGGGTTGTGAGGCCAACAACAAAGCCAGTGATTGCTGCTCAAGCAGCCCCAGTGTCTCATAAGAGAGCTAGCACTAGTAGGGATCAGGTTCAAGGAATTAAAGAGAGGGAAACTAAGAAGAAAATTTGGTCAAGATAGGATACCAAACTCAAAAAGGAGTCTACTTGCTCCTGC carries:
- the LOC107642288 gene encoding probable glycosyltransferase At5g03795 isoform X1, yielding MLMSFTVKQTQQLSSNHGLLSLRGALLTLAILTLLSFTFLSLKYSTPSPQVPITKFSFYFFFQQKKIEKKINFLVSKISVVKLVDPEVKERNDEEEGGEEFSDIYHSPRVFKLNYAEMMEKFKVYIYPDGDPKTFYQTPRKLTGKYASEGYFFQNIRESRFRTLDPDQAHLFFIPISCHKMRGKGTSYDNMTIIVQNYVEGLIAKYPYWNRTLGADHFFVTCHDVGVRATEGLPFLIKNTIRAVCSPSYDVGFIPHKDVALPQVLQPFALPAGGNDIENRTNLGFWAGHRNSKIRVILARVWENDTELDISNNRISRATGHLVYQKRFYKTKFCICPGGSQVNSARIADSIHYGCIPVILSNYYDLPFNDIIDWRKFAVVLKESDVYQLKQILKNISHAEFVSLHNNLVKIQKHFQWNTPPISYDAFHMVMYDLWLRHFTIKY
- the LOC107642288 gene encoding probable glycosyltransferase At5g03795 isoform X2 produces the protein MLMSFTVKQTQQLSSNHGLLSLRGALLTLAILTLLSFTFLSLKYSTPSPQISVVKLVDPEVKERNDEEEGGEEFSDIYHSPRVFKLNYAEMMEKFKVYIYPDGDPKTFYQTPRKLTGKYASEGYFFQNIRESRFRTLDPDQAHLFFIPISCHKMRGKGTSYDNMTIIVQNYVEGLIAKYPYWNRTLGADHFFVTCHDVGVRATEGLPFLIKNTIRAVCSPSYDVGFIPHKDVALPQVLQPFALPAGGNDIENRTNLGFWAGHRNSKIRVILARVWENDTELDISNNRISRATGHLVYQKRFYKTKFCICPGGSQVNSARIADSIHYGCIPVILSNYYDLPFNDIIDWRKFAVVLKESDVYQLKQILKNISHAEFVSLHNNLVKIQKHFQWNTPPISYDAFHMVMYDLWLRHFTIKY
- the LOC107642289 gene encoding kinesin-like protein KIN-14R isoform X1; amino-acid sequence: MDQIQSNNFQQQSQALTTEHKDSVMEDAQESLFDSVVCDPSSRLLPTGLTRPENSGEDYVMFVNAGEEATNEADGGLTFLGDTFFDGGNVMRTNEQIVEGGDYPFIYQSARLGNFCYRFDSLPPGDYVVDLHFVEIININGPKGMRTFNVYIQEEKVLSELDIFAAVGANKPLQLVDSTVSVKDDGIILIRFESINGSPVISGICIRKPGKPSASQVTNDYVKCNYCAAQIEIPVSQMKVLQTKSTAKYQNKIKELTMQCELKAKECYEAWMSLTETNEQLEAVQMELDNVTFKSLTTDQTVEKQAQELRSISSRYEVDKKKWTEAISNLQEKVKLMKSDYCQLSHEAHECVDSIPELNKMVFAVQELVKQCEDLKVKYNEEMIKRKKLFNEVQEAKGNIRVFCRCRPLNKTEISAGCTTVVDFDAAKDGCLGILATNSSKKSFRFDRVYTPKDDQVDVFADASSMVISVLDGYNVCIFAYGQTGTGKTFTMEGTELNRGVNYRTLELLFDVSKQRSDTFSYDISVSVLEVYNEQIRDLLATGSTSKRLEIKQASEGSHHVPGVVEAKVESITEVWDVLQTGSNARAVGSNNVNEHSSRSHCMLCIMVKAKNLLNGECTKSKLWLVDLAGSERLAKTDVQGERLKEAQNINRSLSALGDVISALAAKSSHIPYRNSKLTHLLQDSLGGDAKTLMFVQISPSDQDLGETLSSLNFATRVRGVELGPVKKQVDTSELQKTKAMLEKARSECRVKDESIRKLEDSLQSMESKAKGKDSIHRNLHEKIKELEGQIELKTSMQNQSEKQISQLSEKLKGKEETCTTLQHKVKELEKKMKEQLQSETASFQQQIKELERKLKEQKESSESLLRQQIKELETKLKEQEQSSESSLRQRMNELENGYKERELQWQQQQQQTHCFVEAGKATPDVGKSRMDGGEYPSESEARILKSSNSVNPPTSQASTNQIRSKREFRGNEAENNYGIPTSLHDRRVTRKSDPPRIARVVRPTTKPVIAAQAAPVSHKRASTSRDQVQGIKERETKKKIWSR
- the LOC107642289 gene encoding kinesin-like protein KIN-14R isoform X2, whose amino-acid sequence is MDQIQSNNFQQQSQALTTEHKDSVMEDAQESLFDSVVCDPSSRLLPTGLTRPENSGEDYVMFVNAGEEATNEADGGLTFLGDTFFDGGNVMRTNEQIVEGGDYPFIYQSARLGNFCYRFDSLPPGDYVVDLHFVEIININGPKGMRTFNVYIQEEKVLSELDIFAAVGANKPLQLVDSTVSVKDDGIILIRFESINGSPVISGICIRKPGKPSASQVTNDYVKCNYCAAQIEIPVSQMKVLQTKSTAKYQNKIKELTMQCELKAKECYEAWMSLTETNEQLEAVQMELDNVTFKSLTTDQTVEKQAQELRSISSRYEVDKKKWTEAISNLQEKVKLMKSDYCQLSHEAHECVDSIPELNKMVFAVQELVKQCEDLKVKYNEEMIKRKKLFNEVQEAKGNIRVFCRCRPLNKTEISAGCTTVVDFDAAKDGCLGILATNSSKKSFRFDRVYTPKDDQVDVFADASSMVISVLDGYNVCIFAYGQTGTGKTFTMEGTELNRGVNYRTLELLFDVSKQRSDTFSYDISVSVLEVYNEQIRDLLATGSTSKRLEIKQASEGSHHVPGVVEAKVESITEVWDVLQTGSNARAVGSNNVNEHSSRSHCMLCIMVKAKNLLNGECTKSKLWLVDLAGSERLAKTDVQGERLKEAQNINRSLSALGDVISALAAKSSHIPYRNSKLTHLLQDSLGGDAKTLMFVQISPSDQDLGETLSSLNFATRVRGVELGPVKKQVDTSELQKTKAMIKELEGQIELKTSMQNQSEKQISQLSEKLKGKEETCTTLQHKVKELEKKMKEQLQSETASFQQQIKELERKLKEQKESSESLLRQQIKELETKLKEQEQSSESSLRQRMNELENGYKERELQWQQQQQQTHCFVEAGKATPDVGKSRMDGGEYPSESEARILKSSNSVNPPTSQASTNQIRSKREFRGNEAENNYGIPTSLHDRRVTRKSDPPRIARVVRPTTKPVIAAQAAPVSHKRASTSRDQVQGIKERETKKKIWSR